The DNA sequence GTGGATGTCTTTATTGCCGGTGTAGGCACGGGCGGCACCCTGACGGGCGTGACGCGCTACATTAAAAACACGAAAGGTAAAAAAGACCTTATTGCGGTTGCGGTAGAGCCTACTGATTCTCCGGTTATCGCTCAGGCGCTGGCAGGCGAAGAGATCAAGCCAGGCCCACACAAAATTCAGGGTATCGGTGCCGGTTTCATTCCGGGTAACCTCGAACTGAATCTGATTGACCGCGTTGTGGCTATCACCAATGAAGAATCCATTTCGACCGCACGTCGTCTGATGGAAGAAGAAGGTATCCTTGCCGGGATCTCCTCTGGCGCAGCGGTTGCCGCAGCGCTGAAATTGCAGGAAGAGGAAGAGTTCGCCAATAAGAATATTGTCGTGATCCTGCCTTCTTCCGGTGAGCGTTACCTGAGTACCGCGCTGTTTGCCGATCTCTTCACCGAGAAAGAATTGCAGCAGTAATCTCTGTCACCGACAATTGCGCAAAAAAGCATCCTTTGGGGTGCTTTTTTGTGGAGCACGTCAAAGTTTTGCCATTCTCAACATTGCTTTTACCCTTGAGTGTCTGGTATCTAAGCTTTCAATTATTTCGAACCGCAAAATTAATCGCTGTGCTGATTCGATGCGGCTGAATCGATTTACCGGTTTGGCGCAACAGGAAGAATCGCGGCATAATGGGAAAGGGATAAGCGAGACAAAAATCGTTGATTTTAGCCCCGCCGCCACCCGCTCCTTAGCAGCGCATTTTTTGGCGCGTCTTTGTACGCAGGCCAGCGCGACTCCCAGGCTAAAGTCACGGTCCCAGGCTAGACTTTATGCCGATAACACCAAACCAAATTAAGTTGGGGAAACAGAATGTTCCAGCAAGAAGTCACAATTACTGCACCAAACGGTCTGCACACTCGCCCTGCCGCTCAGTTTGTAAAAGAAGCAAAAGCCTTTGCCTCTGAAATCACCGTCACCTCTAACGGCAAGTCTGCCAGCGCAAAAAGCCTGTTCAAGCTGCAAACACTGGGTCTGACTCAGGGCACCGTTGTGACGCTGTCGGCAGAGGGTGAAGACGAGCAGAAAGCCGTAGAGCATCTGGTTAAGCTGATGGCGGAACTTGAATAAGCCGTCGCTTTTCTTCCGCGGCTTGTACATTACTGCAAACATATTGATCGCGGACAGTTAGTCCGCGATGTTGTTTCGGTAAAGTATTCAACCGCCAGACGACAGCTCCAGGCGGGCGTTATCTGCCAATGGCTCAAGGGTGCGCCGACAGTTTCTGGATCGATCGCTCGCGATTATCAGTTATCAAAAAGGTAGGGTTATGATTTCAGGCATTTTAGCATCACCGGGTATCGCTTTTGGCAAAGCGCTTCTGCTGAAAGAAGATGAAATAGTCATCAACCGGAAAAAAATTACTACCGAACAGGTTGAGCAGGAAGTTCAGCGTTTTCTTGAAGGTCGCAGCAAAGCCGCCACGCAGCTGGAAGCGATTAAAATCAAAGCCGGTGAAACCTTCGGCGAAGAGAAAGAAGCCATCTTCGAAGGGCATATCATGCTGCTGGAAGATGAAGAGCTTGAGCAGGAAATCATAGCCCTGATAAAAGACGATCTGGCTTCTGCCGACGCGGCGGTGCACTCCGTCATTGAAGGCCAGGCGAAAGCACTGGAAGAGTTAGACGATGAGTATCTGAAAGAGCGTGCAGCTGACGTTCGCGATATCGGTAAGCGTTTACTGCAAAACATCCTTGGCTTGCACATCGTCGATCTGAGCGCTATTTCAGAAGAAGTTCTGCTGGTAGCGAAAGATTTAACGCCTTCAGAAACCGCACAGCTGAATCTGAACAAAGTGCTGGGCTTCATCACCGATTTGGGTGGCCGCACCTCCCACACCTCCATTATGGCGCGTTCTCTCGAACTGCCAGCCATTGTCGGCACCGGTTCTGTCACTTCACAAATTCAGAATGGCGATTATCTGATTCTCGATGGCGTTAACAACAATGTTTATGTTAACCCAACACCAGAGCAGATTGATGAGCTAAAAGCAATTCATAATCAGTATGTTACTGAGAAAAACGACCTCGCCAAGCTGAAAGATTTGCCCGCAATCACTCTGGATGGTCATCAGGTTGAAGTGTGCGCTAACATCGGTACCGTACGCGACGTCGCGGGTGCTGAGCGCAACGGTGCAGAAGGTGTCGGCCTGTATCGTACCGAATTCCTGTTCATGGATCGTGACTCTCTGCCCAGCGAAGAAGAGCAGTTCCAGGCTTATAAAGCCGTCGCAGAGGCGATGGGATCTCAGGCAGTTATC is a window from the Pantoea sp. CCBC3-3-1 genome containing:
- the ptsH gene encoding phosphocarrier protein Hpr — translated: MFQQEVTITAPNGLHTRPAAQFVKEAKAFASEITVTSNGKSASAKSLFKLQTLGLTQGTVVTLSAEGEDEQKAVEHLVKLMAELE
- the ptsI gene encoding phosphoenolpyruvate-protein phosphotransferase PtsI — its product is MISGILASPGIAFGKALLLKEDEIVINRKKITTEQVEQEVQRFLEGRSKAATQLEAIKIKAGETFGEEKEAIFEGHIMLLEDEELEQEIIALIKDDLASADAAVHSVIEGQAKALEELDDEYLKERAADVRDIGKRLLQNILGLHIVDLSAISEEVLLVAKDLTPSETAQLNLNKVLGFITDLGGRTSHTSIMARSLELPAIVGTGSVTSQIQNGDYLILDGVNNNVYVNPTPEQIDELKAIHNQYVTEKNDLAKLKDLPAITLDGHQVEVCANIGTVRDVAGAERNGAEGVGLYRTEFLFMDRDSLPSEEEQFQAYKAVAEAMGSQAVIVRTMDIGGDKDLPYMNLPKEDNPFLGWRAIRIAMDRPEILHAQLRAILRASAFGKLRIMFPMIISVEEVRTLKAELETLKAQLRTEGKAFDESIEVGIMVETPASAAIAHHLAKEVDFFSIGTNDLTQYTLAVDRGNDLISHLYNPMTPSVLTLIKQVIDASHAEGKWTGMCGELAGDERATLLLLGMGLDEFSMSAISIPRIKKIIRNTNFEDAKALAEQALAQPTAEELMNLVNKFIEEKTLC